One genomic region from Oryzias melastigma strain HK-1 linkage group LG19, ASM292280v2, whole genome shotgun sequence encodes:
- the crygmx gene encoding crystallin, gamma MX translates to MGKIIFYEDRNFQGRHYECSGDCPEMQNFFVRCNSIKVDSGCWVAYEKPNYSGYQYMLHKGEYPDYQHWAGFNDCIRSCRMIPPYAGNYRMKIFERSDFGGQNLELVEDCPNLHERFHTRDISSVNVMEGYWMLHEHPNYRGRQYFLRPGEYRRHNEWGSTSPTFGSLRRVTESN, encoded by the exons ATGGGCAAG ATTATCTTCTATGAAGACAGGAACTTCCAGGGTCGTCACTATGAGTGCAGTGGTGACTGCCCTGAGATGCAGAACTTCTTCGTCCGCTGTAACTCCATAAAAGTTGACAGTGGTTGCTGGGTGGCCTACGAGAAGCCCAACTATTCTGGGTATCAGTACATGCTGCACAAGGGGGAGTACCCGGACTACCAGCACTGGGCGGGCTTTAACGACTGCATCCGCTCCTGCCGCATGATCCCACCT TACGCTGGCAACTACAGGATGAAGATTTTTGAGCGGTCCGACTTCGGAGGCCAAAACCTGGAGCTGGTGGAGGACTGCCCGAATCTGCACGAGCGCTTCCACACCCGTGACATCTCCTCCGTCAACGTCATGGAGGGCTACTGGATGCTGCACGAGCACCCCAACTATCGGGGGCGGCAGTACTTCTTGCGTCCAGGAGAGTACAGGAGGCACAACGAGTGGGGGAGCACCAGCCCCACCTTCGGCTCCCTGAGGCGTGTCACCGAGAGCAACTGA
- the crygmxl2 gene encoding crystallin, gamma MX, like 2: protein MGKIVFYEGRNFQGRHWECSSDCMDTFRHFNFCNSIRVNGGHWVAYQRPNYMGYQYILGPGEYPDYHSWMGFNNCIRSCQMFPPYRGSYRMRIFNRPDMMGQMMEFSDDCPNVYERFRYRDIYSCNVMEGYWIFYEHPNYRGRQYFMRPGEYRSCGDWGCHNPMVGSFRRMRTHM from the exons ATGGGAAAG atTGTCTTCTACGAGGGCCGCAACTTCCAGGGCCGCCACTGGGAGTGCAGCAGTGACTGCATGGACACTTTTAGGCACTTCAACTTCTGCAACTCCATCCGGGTCAACGGCGGTCACTGGGTGGCCTACCAGAGGCCCAACTACATGGGGTATCAGTACATTCTGGGGCCCGGCGAGTACCCCGACTACCACAGCTGGATGGGCTTCAACAACTGCATCCGCTCCTGCCAGATGTTCCCCCCT tataGAGGATCCTACAGGATGAGGATTTTCAACAGGCCTGACATGATGGGACAAATGATGGAGTTCTCAGACGACTGCCCCAACGTGTACGAGCGCTTCCGCTACCGTGACATCTACTCCTGCAACGTCATGGAGGGCTACTGGATCTTCTACGAGCACCCCAACTACAGGGGCCGCCAGTACTTCATGAGGCCCGGAGAGTACAGGAGCTGCGGCGACTGGGGCTGCCACAACCCCATGGTGGGCTCCTTCAGAAGGATGAGGACTCACATGTAA